A region from the Mustela erminea isolate mMusErm1 chromosome 10, mMusErm1.Pri, whole genome shotgun sequence genome encodes:
- the LOC116600891 gene encoding mitochondrial import inner membrane translocase subunit Tim17-A-like, whose product MDTTVGGIFQLLKGFHNSPVGVNHRLQGSFTAIKTGAPQLRGSFAVCGGLFFMTDCIMVQVGRKDSWNSITSVALTGAILLARDGSVAIVGSAVMGGILVLIIGPGILLIRFISA is encoded by the coding sequence ATGGATACCACAGTTGGTGGTATCTTTCAACTACTCAAAGGTTTTCACAATTCTCCAGTGGGAGTAAACCACAGACTACAAGGGAGTTTCACAGCTATTAAAACCGGGGCTCCGCAGTTGAGAGGTAGCTTTGCAGTTTGTGGAGGTTTATTTTTCATGACTGACTGCATTATGGTTCAAGTCGGAAGGAAAGATTCCTGGAACTCCATCACAAGTGTTGCCTTAACAGGAGCCATACTGTTAGCAAGAGATGGATCAGTGGCCATCGTTGGGTCAGCAGTGATGGGTGGCATTCTAGTTTTAATTATAGGACCTGGTATCTTGTTGAT